In one Juglans regia cultivar Chandler chromosome 11, Walnut 2.0, whole genome shotgun sequence genomic region, the following are encoded:
- the LOC108992230 gene encoding cytochrome b561, DM13 and DOMON domain-containing protein At5g54830: MPLKPVSLGFLLSLLLILLLLLICHADPLPDCPKTNPLAHLRSEFTMSQHQLRGVFTIIDGCSFRVSQFDMLPGSDVHWWGAIAPDLDNLTSGFVISDHNLNETYKNASFVVHLRENVTWDQIHVLAVWDRPTASEFGHAVLADSVNGSADLAPSPSNDGAEKALSVHTEPTMLENCKVLSKNYRVRWTLDVDENSIDIGLEAATGTMNYMAFGWANPNSTSQFMLHADVAVAGFKEEGLPFVDDFYITKYSECMTNKDGLVQGVCPDTIYEGSDPVGLVNNTKLVYGHRKDGVSFIRYQRPLKPFDKKYDLQVNPMENMAVIWALGLIRPPDVLRPYYLPQNHGGPWLEVYGNLILNISEHVDDCLGPLDAEDKEDQDLIIADANVPLVVTTGPALHYPNPPNPLKVLYINKKEAPVLRVERGVPVKFSIQAGHDVALYVTSDPIGGNATLRNMTETIYAGGPEAEGVQASPMELKWAPDRHTPDQVYYQSFFEQKMGWRVQVVDGGLSDMYNNSVILDDQQVTFFWTLSGDSISIAARGEKKSGYLAIGFGSGMINSYAYVGWVDDRGVGRVDTYWIDGKDSLSVHPTRENLTYVRCKSENGMITLEFTRPLRPSCNRGESGRQECNNIIDRTTPLKVIWAMGARWTNEHLSERNMHSAKSSRLVRVLLMHGSAEAEEDLRPVLAVHGFMMFLAWGILLPGGILAARYLKHIKGDGWYQIHVYLQYSGLAIVLLALLFAVAELRGFYVTSLHVKFGITAIILACLQPVNAFMRPKKLSNGEEVSSKRVLWEYVHVIVGRSAIVVGIAALFTGMKHLGDRYGGENVHGLIWALMVWFLMGALIIMYLEFREKRRRRDRIFGRSNWVLGNHEEDDSLDLLSPTGTLSEKESQQSGRMEVQLEPLGR, encoded by the coding sequence ATGCCTCTAAAACCCGTCTCCCTTGGGTTTCTCCTGAGCCttctcctcatcctcctcctcctactcATTTGCCATGCGGATCCGCTTCCTGATTGCCCCAAAACTAACCCACTCGCCCACCTCCGATCCGAATTCACAATGTCCCAGCACCAACTCCGGGGCGTCTTCACCATAATCGACGGTTGCTCTTTCCGGGTTTCCCAGTTCGACATGCTACCCGGGTCcgacgtccactggtggggcgCCATCGCGCCCGATTTAGATAATCTCACCTCTGGGTTCGTGATCTCCGACCACAACCTGAACGAAACCTACAAGAACGCAAGCTTCGTTGTGCATTTGAGGGAAAATGTGACCTGGGATCAGATCCATGTCCTCGCCGTGTGGGACCGCCCCACTGCGTCAGAATTCGGGCACGCCGTGCTCGCCGATTCGGTAAATGGGTCGGCTGATTTAGCTCCGTCTCCATCGAATGACGGTGCCGAGAAGGCCCTCTCGGTTCATACTGAGCCCACTATGTTGGAGAATTGTAAGGTGCTGTCCAAAAACTATAGGGTTCGGTGGACGTTGGATGTGGATGAGAATTCCATCGATATCGGGTTGGAGGCGGCGACTGGGACCATGAATTACATGGCTTTCGGGTGGGCAAACCCGAATTCCACTTCCCAATTCATGCTCCACGCAGATGTGGCCGTGGCGGGGTTCAAGGAGGAAGGATTGCCGTTTGTGGATGACTTTTACATCACAAAGTACAGTGAGTGTATGACAAACAAGGATGGTTTGGTGCAAGGGGTTTGTCCCGATACGATTTACGAAGGGTCGGACCCAGTTGGTCTGGTGAACAACACGAAGTTAGTTTATGGGCATAGGAAGGATGGAGTATCGTTTATTCGGTACCAGAGGCCGTTGAAGCCATTCGACAAGAAGTATGATTTGCAGGTGAACCCCATGGAGAACATGGCGGTCATTTGGGCCTTGGGGTTGATAAGGCCGCCCGATGTTCTGAGGCCTTACTATCTTCCCCAAAATCATGGGGGGCCATGGCTCGAGGTTTATGGGAATTTGATACTTAATATTTCTGAACATGTGGATGATTGTTTGGGTCCTTTGGATGCAGAGGACAAGGAGGATCAGGATCTTATAATTGCTGATGCCAATGTTCCGCTTGTTGTTACGACTGGTCCAGCATTGCATTACCCGAATCCCCCAAATCCTTTGAAAGTTCTTTACATTAACAAGAAAGAGGCCCCGGTACTGAGAGTGGAAAGAGGGGTACCAGTGAAGTTTTCCATACAAGCAGGGCATGATGTTGCTCTCTACGTTACCTCAGACCCAATTGGTGGCAACGCGACTTTGAGGAATATGACTGAGACTATTTATGCAGGAGGGCCGGAAGCTGAAGGGGTTCAAGCTAGTCCGATGGAATTGAAATGGGCGCCTGATAGGCATACTCCTGACCAAGTTTACTATCAGTCATTTTTTGAACAGAAAATGGGTTGGAGAGTGCAGGTTGTTGATGGGGGTCTGTCAGATATGTATAATAACAGTGTTATTTTGGATGATCAGCAAGTTACATTCTTTTGGACATTGTCAGGGGACTCAATATCTATTGCAGCTCGTGGTGAGAAAAAAAGTGGCTATCTTGCAATAGGATTTGGTAGTGGAATGATAAATAGCTATGCTTATGTGGGTTGGGTTGACGATAGGGGTGTAGGGAGAGTAGACACTTATTGGATTGATGGAAAGGACTCCTTGAGCGTGCATCCAACAAGAGAGAACTTAACATATGTGAGATGCAAATCAGAAAACGGCATGATCACTTTGGAGTTTACGCGTCCACTGAGACCATCATGTAATCGCGGTGAAAGTGGAAGACAGGAGTGTAATAACATCATTGATCGGACAACTCCTCTGAAAGTTATTTGGGCAATGGGTGCTAGATGGACGAATGAACATCTAAGCGAGAGAAACATGCATTCTGCTAAAAGTAGCAGGCTTGTTCGGGTGCTGCTTATGCATGGTTCTGCTGAGGCGGAAGAGGATTTACGCCCAGTATTGGCTGTACATGGGTTCATGATGTTTCTTGCTTGGGGCATATTGCTTCCTGGTGGAATATTGGCAGCTAgatacttaaaacatattaaaGGTGATGGATGGTACCAGATTCATGTTTACCTGCAGTACTCGGGTTTGGCGATTGTCCTACTTGCCCTTCTTTTTGCTGTGGCTGAGCTTCGGGGTTTCTATGTCACCTCATTACATGTAAAATTTGGTATTACCGCAATTATTTTGGCTTGTTTACAGCCAGTCAATGCATTCATGAGGCCTAAAAAACTTTCCAATGGGGAGGAGGTTTCGTCCAAAAGGGTTCTTTGGGAGTATGTTCACGTCATTGTGGGCAGATCTGCCATTGTCGTGGGTATTGCAGCACTCTTCACTGGAATGAAGCATTTAGGCGACAGATATGGTGGTGAAAACGTACATGGACTTATTTGGGCCCTAATGGTTTGGTTCTTGATGGGTGCATTGATAATTATGTATCTGGAATTCCGTGAAAAACGCCGAAGGAGAGACAGAATTTTTGGAAGAAGCAATTGGGTACTGGGTAACCACGAGGAAGATGACTCTCTTGATCTTTTGAGCCCAACCGGGACTCTCTCAGAAAAAGAGTCACAACAGTCTGGAAGAATGGAAGTTCAGTTAGAACCTTTAGGCAGATAG